The genomic DNA CCCGAGCGGTACCGAGGGATTCGTCCTGACCGGGGCAGCCACCAGCATCGCCTCCGGCCGAATCTCCTACATCCTCGGGTTGGAAGGGCCTGCGGTCACCCTCGACACAGCGTGTTCCTCCTCGCTCGTCGCCCTGCACCTCGCCTGCCAGTCCCTCAGGTCCGGTGAATGCACCATGGCCTTGGCCGGCGGGGCCACGGTCATGACCACCCCGATCACCTTCACCGAATTCGCCCGCCAACGCGGACTCGCCCCCGACGGGCGTTGCAAGGCGTTCTCGGCGGCGGCTGACGGTACCGGCTGGGGTGAGGGTGTGGGGATGCTGCTGGTGGAGCGGCTCTCCGACGCCCGCCGCAACGGTCACCGTGTCCTGGCCGTGGTGCGTGGCAGTGCGGTCAACCAGGACGGTGCGAGCAACGGTCTGACCGCGCCCAACGGGCCCTCCCAGCAGCGCGTCATCCGCCAGGCCCTCGCCAACGCGGACCTGACCCCCGCCGACGTCGATGCGGTGGAGGCCCACGGCACCGGCACCACTTTGGGCGACCCGATCGAGGCCCAGGCCATCCTCGCGACCTACGGACAGGACCGTCCCGGCAACGGGCCGTTGTGGCTGGGCTCCGTCAAGTCCAACGTCGGACACACACAGGCCGCGGCGGGCGTGGCCGGAGTGATCAAGATGGTGATGGCCCTCCGCCACCGGACACTCCCACCGACTCTCCACGCGGATGAGCCGTCGCCGCATGTGGACTGGTCCGCGGGTGCGGTGCAGCTGCTGACGGAGACGGTGCCCTGGCCCGGCGGGGAGGGGCGGCCGCGGCGGGCAGGAGTGTCATCATTCGGCGTCAGCGGCACCAACGCCCACGTCATCCTCGAAGAAGCACCCGCCGACGACGTTCCGGGGGGACCACCCGCCGACGAGGATGCCGGTAGTGGCGAGGAGGCTGCTGCCGGCAGTCCTGGGGTGTGGCCGTGGCTGGTGTCGGCCAAGTCGCAGCCGGCCCTGCGCGCCCAGGCCCAGGCCCTGCACGCCCACCTCACCGACCACCCCGGCCTCGACCTCGCCGACGTCGGATACACCCTCGCCCACGCCCGCGCCGTGTTCGACCACCGCGCCACCCTCATCGCCGCCGACCGCGACACCTTCCTGCAAGCACTCCAGGCACTCGCCGCAGGCGAACCCCACCCCGCCGTCATCCACAGCAGCGCCCCAGGCGGGACCGGGACCGGGGAGGCCGCAGGAAAGACCGCATTCATCTGCTCCGGACAGGGCACCCAACGCCCCGGCATGGCCCACGGCCTCTACCACACCCACCCCGTCTTCGCCGCCGCACTCAACGACATCTGCACCCACCTCGACCCCCACCTCGACCACCCCCTCCTCCCCCTCCTCACCCAAAACGACAACGACAACGACAACGAGGACGCGGCCGCACTGCTCCAGCAGACCCCGTACGCCCAGCCCGCCCTCTTCGCCTTCCAGGTCGCCCTCCACCGCCTCCTCACCGACGGCTACCACATCACCCCCCACTACTACGCCGGACACTCCCTCGGCGAAATCACCGCCGCCCACCTCGCCGGCATCCTCACCCTCACCGACGCCACCACCCTCATCACCCAACGCGCCACCCTCATGCAAACCATGCCCCCCGGCACCATGACCACCCTCCACACCACCCCACACCACATCACCCACCACCTCACCGCCCACGAAAACGACCTCGCCATCGCCGCCATCAACACCCCCACCTCCCTCGTCATCAGCGGCACCCCCCACACCGTCCAACACATCACCACCCTCTGCCAACAACAAGGCATCAAAACCAAAACCCTCCCCACCAACCACGCCTTCCACTCCCCCCACACCAACCCCATCCTCAACCAACTCCACCAGCACACCCAAACCCTCACCTACCACCCACCCCACACCCCCCTCATCACCGCCAACACCCCACCCGACCAACTCCTCACCCCCCACTACTGGACCCAACAAGCCCGCAACACCGTCGACTACGCCACCACCACCCAAACCCTCCACCAACACGGCGTCACCACCTACATCGAACTCGGACCCGACAACACCCTCACCACCCTCACCCACCACAACCTCCCCAACACCCCCACCACCACCCTCACCCTCACCCACCCCCACCACCACCCCCAAACCCACCTCCTCACCAACCTCGCCAAAACCACCACCACCTGGCACCCCCACCACTACACCCACCACCACAACCAACCCCACACCCACACCCACCTCGACCTCCCCACCTACCCCTTCCAACACCACCACTACTGGCTCGAACTACCCAGCGCCCAAACCAGCCCCGGTCAAAGGCGTTCTCGCCGCTCGGCTCCAGACACCGCCGAGTCGGAGTTCTGGGACGCGGTGAACGAGGAAGACCTCCAGAGCCTCGCCGAAACCCTCGACATCGACGCCTCTGCTCTGGACACGGTGGTGCCCGCACTCTCCGCCTGGCACCGCCACCAACACGACCAAGCCCGCATCAACACCTGGACCTACCAGGAAACCTGGAAACCCCTCACCCTCCCCACCACCCACCAACCCCACCAAACCTGGCTCATCGCCATCCCCGAAACCCAGACCCACCACCCCCACATCACCAACATCCTCACCAACCTCCACCACCACGGCATCACCCCCATCCCCCTCACTGTCAACCACACCCACACCAACCCCCAACACCTCCACCACACCCTCCACCACACCCGACAACAAGCCCAAAACCACACCACCGGACCCATCACCGGCCTGCTCTCCCTCCTCGCCCTCGACGAAACACCCCACCCCCACCACCCCCACACACCCACCGGCACCCTCCTCAACCTCACCCTCCCCCAAACCCACACCCAAACCCACCCACCAACCCCCCTCTGGTACGCCACCACCAACGCCACCACCACCCACCCCAACGACCCCCTCACACACCCCACCCAAGCCCAAACCTGGGGACTCGCCCGCACCACCCTCCTCGAACACCCCACCCACACCGCCGGAATCATCGACCTCCCCACCACCCCCACCCCCCACACCCTCCACCACCTCACCCAAACCCTCACCCAACCCCACCACCAAACCCAACTCGCCATCCGCACCACCGGCACCCACACCCGCCGCCTCACCCCCACCACCCTCACCCCCACACACCAACCACCCACCCCCACCCCCCACGGAACCACCCTCATCACCGGCGGAACCGGCGCCCTCGCCACCCACCTCACCCACCACCTCACCACCCACCAACCCACCCAACACCTCCTCCTCACCAGCCGAACCGGCCCCCACACCCCCCACGCACAACACCTCACCACCCAACTCCAACAAAAAGGCATCCACCTCACCATCACCACCTGCGACACCAGCAACCCAGACCAACTCCAACAACTCCTCAACACCATCCCCCCACAACACCCCCTCACCACCGTCATCCACACCGCAGGCGTCAATCTCTTCGCCCCCGTGTCGGAAACCGATGCCGAATCCTTCTCTTCCGTTACGGCAGCGAAGGCAACGGGCGCGGCGATTCTGCATGAGTTGCTGCTGGACCATGAAACGCTTGAACACTTCATTCTCTTCTCGTCGGGCGCCGGCGCTTGGGGCAGCGGGAATCAGTGCGCATACTCGGCGGCCAACGCATACCTGGACGCGCTCGCGACGCATCGTCAGACACATGGACTTCCCGGGGCATCGATCGCCTGGGGCCCCTGGGCCGGAAAGGGCATGTCGGCCGGTGATGCGGCTCATGGTTACCTGGAAAAGCGCGGCATTCTGCCGATGGAGCCACGCATGGCGCTCGCGGCATTCCATCGTGCGCGGGCGCAGCGGCCGAATTCCAACCTGATCATCGCGGACATCGACTGGGAGCGCTTCGTCCCCGCCTTCACCGCTCGACGCCACAGCCCGCTCATCGAGGACATTCCGGAGGTTCGGCAAGCGGCTCAGGAGCTGGAAGCAGCTGCGTCGACGGCAAAGACGACCACAGCTCAGCCGATTGCGACGTCTCTCCGTGAGCGATTGGCCCGACTGACGTCCTCAAAGCAGAACCAGGTGCTGCTCGGCCTGATTCGGACAGGCATCTGCACCGTTCTCGGCCTTCGTAATCCGGAAGGCATCGAGGACCAACGAGCCTTCCGCGACCTCGGCTTCGACTCGCTGACGTCGGCTCAGTTCAGCAAGGAACTCGCCAAGGAAACCGGACTGCCACTCCCCCCGTCCCTGGTCTTCGACTATCCCACCCCGCAGGAATGTGCTGCCCATCTGCGCACACAACTCGTCGACCTAGACGACGAAGAGGACGCGGCACTGTCGAATGCTCTCCCGCAAGTGGCCCATCGGCGTACCGTCGAGGACGAACCGATCGCCATCATCGGTATGGCATGTCGCTTCCCCGGCGGCGTACGTTCTGCCGACGACCTGTGGGAATTGCTCGCTTCGGGTAAGGACGCTATCGGCGTCTTCCCGACCGACCGCGGCTGGGACCTGGACACGCTCTACGACCCCGACCCCGACCACCCCGGCACCTGCTACACCCGAAACGGCGGATTCCTCTACGGCGCAGGCCACTTCGACGCCGAATTCTTCGGCATCAGCCCCCGCGAAGCCCTCGCCATGGACCCCCAGCAACGACTCCTCCTCGAAACCGCCTGGGAAACCATCGAACACGCCGGCATCAACCCCCACACCCTCCACGGCACCCCCACCGGAGTCTTCGCCGGAATCAACGCTCAAGACCACGCCGCGCATATCCGCCAAAGCCGTGATGTGGAGACCATCGAGGGCTACGCCCTGACCGGCAGTTCGGGAAGTGTGGCGTCCGGCCGGGTGGCCTACACGCTCGGGCTCGAAGGCCCCGCGGTGTCGGTGGATACGGCGTGTTCGTCGTCGTTGGTGGCGTTGCATTGGGCGGCGCAGGCGTTGCGTGCGGGTGAGTGTTCGATGGCGCTTGCCGGGGGTGTGACGGTGATGTCGTCTCCGGGTACGTTTGTGGAGTTCTCACGTCAGCGGGGTCTGGCCGCGGACGGGCGGTGCAAGGCCTATTCGGCGGCTGCTGACGGTACCGGCTGGGCCGAGGGTGTGGGGATGCTGCTGGTGGAGCGGCTCTCCGACGCCCGTCGCAACGGTCACCGTGTCCTGGCCGTGGTGCGTGGCAGTGCGGTCAACCAGGACGGTGCGAGCAACGGTCTGACCGCGCCCAACGGGCCCTCCCAGCAGCGTGTCATCCGTCAGGCCCTGGCCAATGCGGGACTGACCCCGGCCGATGTCGACGCAGTGGAGGGCCACGGCACCGGGACCACTCTGGGGGACCCGATCGAGGCCCAGGCACTCCTGGCCGCCTACGGACAACACCGCCCCCACCACCGCCCCTTGTGGCTGGGATCCCTCAAATCCAACATCGGGCACGCACAGGCCGCCGCGGGCGTGGGCGGAGTCATCAAGATGGTGATGGCCCTGCGCAACGGGCTGCTGCCACAGACCCTCCACGTGGACGAGCCCACCCCCCAGGTCGACTGGTCCACAGGCGCAGTACAACTCCTGACACAACCGGTGCCCTGGCCCGCCGACCCGGCCGGCCGGCCACGCCACGCCGGCGTGTCATCATTCGGCGTCAGCGGCACCAACGCCCACATCATCCTCGAAGAAGCACCCACTCCCCAGGACAGCGATACCGACGACGAACCGCCTGCCAACGCACCAGCCCTGCCCCATCCCCTCCCTCTTCCCGTGCCGGTGTCGGCGAGGTCTGAGGCCGGGTTGCGGGCGCAGGCACAGGCGTTGCGCCAGTACGTGGCAGCCCGCCCGGACATGTCACCTGCCGACATTGGTGCGGGTCTGGCCCGCGGCCGGGCCGTACTGGAACACCGCGCCGTCATCCTGGCCGCGGACCGCGAGGAACTGGCGCAGGCACTGACAGCCCTGGCAGCCGGCGAACCCCACCCCCACATCACCACAGGCCACACCCGGGGCGGTGACCGCGGCGGCGTCGTCTTCGTCTTCCCCGGACAGGGCGGCCAGTGGGCCGGGATGGGCCTGACCCTGCTCACCTCCTCACCCGTGTTCGCCGAACACATCGACGCATGCGAGAAAGCCCTCACCCCCTGGGTGCCCTGGTCCCTGACCGACATCCTGCACCGCGACCCCGACGACCCCGCATGGCAACAAGCCGACGTGGTCCAGCCCGTGCTCTTCAGCATCATGGTCTCCCTCGCCGCCCTGTGGCGCTCCTACGGCATCGAACCCGACGCGGTCCTCGGCCACTCCCAGGGAGAAATCGCCGCCGCCCACATCTGCGGCGCACTCAGCCTGAAAGACGCCGCCAAAACCGTTGCACTGCGCAGCCGCGCACTGGCCGCCGTACGAGGCCGGGGCGCCATGGCCTCACTGCCCCTGCCCGCCCAGGACGTGCAGCAGCTCATTTCCGAACGGTGGGAAGGGCAGTTGTGGGTGGCAGCCCTCAACGGCCCCCACTCCACCACCGTCTCCGGCGACACCAAGGCGGTGGATGAGGTGCTGGCGCACTGCACCGACACCGGCCTACGGGCCAAACGCATCCCCGTCGACTACGCCTCCCACTGCCCCCACGTCCAACCCCTCCACGACGAACTCCTGCACCTGCTGGGAGACATCACCCCCCAGCCGTCCACCGTGCCGTTCTTCTCCACCGTGGAAGGCACCTGGCTGGACACCACAACCCTGGACGCCGCCTACTGGTACCGCAACCTCCACCAGCCCGTCCGCTTCAGCCACGCCATCCAGACCCTGACCGACGACGGACACCGCGCCTTCATCGAAATCAGCCCCCACCCCACCCTCGTCCCCGCCATCGAAGACACCACCGAAAACACCACCGAAAACATCACCGCGACCGGCAGCCTCCGCCGCGGCGACAACGACACCCACCGCTTCCTCACCGCCCTCGCCCACACCCACACCACCGGCATCGGCACACCCACCACCTGGCACCACCACTACACCCAAACCCACCCCCACCCCAACCCCCACACCCACCTCGACCTGCCCACCTACCCCTTCCAACACCAGCACTACTGGCTCCAACCACCCACCACAACAACCGACCTCACCACCACCGGCCTCACCCCCACCCACCACCCCCTCCTCACCGCCACACTCACCCTCGCCGACAACAACACACAACTACTCACCGGCCGCCTCTCCCTACGCACCCACCCCTGGCTCACCGACCACACCGTCGCCGGCATGGTCCTCCTGCCGGGCACCGCGCTCCTCGAACTCGCCCTCCAAGCCGGCGAACGGGTGGACTGCCCTCGGGTGGAGGAACTGACCCTGCACGCACCGTTGGTGATCCCGCACACCGAGGACGTGACGTTGCAGGTCACCGTTCGGGCAGCCGATGAGAGTGGCCATCGCGCCCTCGCGATCCACTCGTACTCCGGCACCGCGTCGTCGGCGGACCGGGAGTGGACCCGTCACGCCACGGGCCTCCTCACACACCACGCCGACACCGATCACCGTGCCGACACGCACACGGACGCGTGCCTTGGCGGGAGCTGGCCCCCGCCCGGCGCGCAGCCCATCGAACTGGGCGACGTCTACGGTCGTATGGCGGCGGACTCGGACATCGCCTACGGGCCGGTCTTCCAGGGGCTGCACGCCGCCTGGAGGTTCGGCGACGATGTCCTGGCCGAGGTGCGTCTGCCGGAAGAGGCTCTGCGCGATGCTCCGGCGGCGGCCTTCGGTGTTCACCCGGCCTTGCTCGACGCGGCCCTGCACGCCACGGCGCTCACCCCCCAGAACGGGGACGGCTCGACGGAGAACGTCGCCCAGGAGAGCATGCCTGACCGCGCAGCCCACCAGGCGCGACTGCCGTTCAGCTGGAGCGGCGTGTCCCTGCACACGGCGGGCAGTTCCGTGTTGCGCGTACGGCTGTCGCGCAGTCCGCAGCACGGTAATGCCGTGGCCCTCACCGCGGCCGACGAGGACGGTCGGCCGGTGGTGACGATCGAGTCGCTCGCGCTGCGGCCGGTGTCCACCGAGGAGCTGCGCGCGGCCGCGGATCGTACGCCCGAGCACGAGTCGCTCTTCCGACTGGACTGGGTTTCCGTACCAGTGCCCGCCAACGCCCCTTCGCCCACCGCGGACCGGCCCTGGGCGGTCATCGGCGCGGGCCTTCCCCACCTGCCCGGCCTGACGGAGCACGAGCACGTGACCGCGTATGACGAGCCGGCGGACCTGCTTCTGGCTCTGGACCGCGGTGCTCCGCCGCCCGGTGTGCTGGTCGTAGGTGGTGTCGCCCACACCGAAGCCCGGGAGTATTCCGCCGAAGCCCCCGGGGAGCGCGGGACCGAGGCCTGCGAGGCCCGGCCGGACGTCGTGCACGTGGGCGTCGTGCACACGGCTGCCGTGCACGCGGCTGCCGCGCAGATGTTGGCCAGGCTCCAGGCCTGGCTGGGCGACGAGCGCCTCGCAGACAGCCGGCTGCTCGTCCTGACGTGCGGCGCGGTCGCCCGCGCCTCCGGCGACGATGCGACGGACCTGCCCGGGGCCGCCGTGTGGGGGCTGGTGCGTTCGGCGCAGTCCGAGCACCCGGACCGCATCACGCTGCTGGACTTCGAGCGGGGCACAGAGGCGGAGCCCGGTCAGCTGGCGACGGCGCTGAACTGCGGGGAGCGGCAGCTTGCCGTCCGCCCCGGAGGGCTGTTCACGCCACGGCTGGTGCGCGCGCCACGTGTCGCCGACGCCGTACCCGCCGTACCCGCCGTGGCCGTACCGTCAGCGGGTCACGCAGCCGTACCGGCAGCGGGTCCCTTCCTTCCGGGCGGAACGGTGCTGATCACCGGCGGAACCGGTGTCCTGGGCCGGCTCGTGGCCCGGCATCTGGTGGAGGCGCACGGCGTACGGCATCTGTTGCTGGCGGGTCGGCGCGGACCGGACGCCGAGGGTGCGCCGGAGTTGCGGGCGGAGCTCGGTGGGCTCGGCGCGACGGTGGAGGTCGTCGCCTGCGACGCGGCGGACCGGCAGCAGCTGGCCGACCTGCTGACACGGATCCCCGACGATCGGCCGCTGACCGGTGTCGTGCACAGTGCGGGCATCCTGGACGACGGCGTGATCACGTCGCTGTCGCCGGAGCGGCTCGGGGCCGTCCTCCGGGCCAAGGCGGACGCTGCGCTGCTTCTCGACGAGCTGACGCGCGGGGCAGAGCTGTCGGCTTTCGTCATGTTCTCCTCCGCGTCGGCGGTGGTCGGCTCGCCCGGGCAGGGCAACTACGCCGCCGCCAACGCCGTCCTCGACTTCCTTGCTCATCGCCGCCGCGCCGAGGGGCTGCCCGCCGTCTCTCTCGCCTGGGGCCTGTGGGAAGAGGGCACAGGGATGACGGGCCACCTCGACGTCGACGACCATGCGCGGATCAGCCGCGCGGGAATGCGGCCGCTGCCGACTGCCGAGGCTCTGGCGCTGTTCGACGCGGCCTTGGCCGACGGCGAGCCGTTCCTGATGCCGGCTCGGCTCGACCTCACGGCCGTACGGTCTGGTGCCGCGTCCGCACCGGTGCCGCCGCTGCTGCAAGGTCTGCTTCAGCTGCCTCGGTCCCGCTCGGCCGCCGCGGCCCCCGGCCATGGGGCCCCGGCGGCGGACGAGGCGGCGGCCTGGCGTGAGCGTCTGGCCCGGCAGAGTGCCGGTGAGCGCAGGCAGGCGCTGCTGCGCCTGGTGCGGTCGCATGTCGCGGCGGTGCTCGGCCATAGCGGTGCCGACGGAATCGACGCATCGCGGGCGTTCCGCGAGCTGGGGTTCGACTCGCTCACGGCGGTCGAGCTGCGCAACCGTCTCACGGCCGCGACGGGCCTGCGGCTGCGGGCCACGCTGGCCTTCGATTTCCCGACCCCGGCAGCGCTGGCCGAGCACTTGGGCGAGCGTCTGCTTCCCGACCAGGAGGCCACGGGCGAGCAAGCCGGCGATCAGCTCTCCGGCGGCAGCGAGGAGGACGTACGCAGCCTCCTGACGTCCATTCCGATCGGCAGGCTGCGGGACGCGGGGCTCCTCGGGCCCCTGCTCACGCTCGCGGACACGGGCCGCGGCGCCTCGGGCGCCGCCGCAGGTCCGGAGGACGCGCCGCCCTCCGGCCAGGACACACCGGCTCCCGTCTCGATCGACGAGATGGACATCGACGACCTGATGGATCTGGCGCACGGGCATGGCACCGCACCCGCCCGTGAGCCCGCCGACGCAGAGGACTCGTCGTCATCACGAAACCGGACACACCACACACACGAAGGTGAGACAGCGTGAACCCATCCGAGCCGCTCGGCCTGCCCAACGAACGTGTAGTAGACACCCGACCGTCCGATGCCACGCTCTCACCCGAGGCCGGCCTGAACAGGTCAGGAGCGCTGCCCCGTGAACTGCTGTCGTTGCCGGTGGTGGTGTGGGCCGGGGTCGGCCTGCTGTTTCTGGCCCTGCAGGCGTACGTGTTCAGCCGCTGGGCGGCCGACGGTGGCTACCGGCTGATCGAGACGGCGGGCCAGGGTCAGGGCGGCAGCAAGGATACGGGGACTACCGATGTGGTCTATCCCGTGATTTCCGTCGTCTGCATCACCGCCGCGGCGGCGTGGCTCTTCCGGAGGTGCCGTGTCGAACGACGGCTGCTGTTCGACGCCCTTCTCTTCCTCGGGCTGCTGTTCGCGAGCTGGCAGAGCCCGCTCATGAACTGGTTCCATTCCGTTCTCGTCTCCAACGCGAGTGTGTGGGGCGCGGTGGGTTCCTGGGGTCCGTATGTGCCCGGCTGGCAGGGGGCGGGCCCGGGTGCGGAGGCGGAAATGCCGCTGGCGTCGGCCTCCGTCTGCATGTCGGCTCTGATCGTCACCGTGCTGTGCAGCAAGGCACTGGGGTGGATCAAGGCCCGCCGGCCGGCATGGCGGACCTGGCGGCTGGTCCTGGCCGTGTTCTTCATCGGCATCGTGCTCGGTCTGTCCGAGCCGCTGCCGTCCGCCTCCGGGATCAGCGTATGGGCCAGAGCGCTGCCCGAGGTGACCTTGTGGAGTGGCGAGTGGTACCAGTTCCCCGTGTATCAGGCGGTCGGTTCCGGCCTGGTCTGCTGCATGCTGGGCTCGCTGCGCTTCTTCCGCGACGAACGCGATGAGTCGTGGGTGGAACGGGGAGCCTGGCGGTTGCCGCAACGGGCAGCGAACTGGGCGCGTTTCCTCGCCGTGGTCGGTGGGGTGAATGCCGTGATGTTCCTCTACACCTGTTTCCA from Streptomyces avermitilis MA-4680 = NBRC 14893 includes the following:
- the aveC gene encoding avermectin biosynthesis spirocyclase AveC, encoding MNPSEPLGLPNERVVDTRPSDATLSPEAGLNRSGALPRELLSLPVVVWAGVGLLFLALQAYVFSRWAADGGYRLIETAGQGQGGSKDTGTTDVVYPVISVVCITAAAAWLFRRCRVERRLLFDALLFLGLLFASWQSPLMNWFHSVLVSNASVWGAVGSWGPYVPGWQGAGPGAEAEMPLASASVCMSALIVTVLCSKALGWIKARRPAWRTWRLVLAVFFIGIVLGLSEPLPSASGISVWARALPEVTLWSGEWYQFPVYQAVGSGLVCCMLGSLRFFRDERDESWVERGAWRLPQRAANWARFLAVVGGVNAVMFLYTCFHILLSLVGGQPPDQLPDSFQAPAAY